A part of Flavobacteriaceae bacterium GSB9 genomic DNA contains:
- a CDS encoding glycosyl hydrolase family 17, with translation MNRLQNNLVVVALIICVFGCRHNSKKDIKNVTTTMHISAADILGNPEYLAISYGGYREVSRDSQPTIAQLKEDMNILAAMDIKVLRTYNVQLQKAANLLKAIKELKEQDSSFEMYVMLGAWIDCKNAWTGQEPDHNIESEQNAVEIERAVNLAKQYPDIVKIIAVGNEAMVRWATSYYVQPNVILKWVNHLQNLKQSGDLPKDLWITSSDDFSSWGGGDSSYHTKDLEELIKAVDYISMHTYPMHNSHYNPAFWLVPEDESQLSDEVKIEAAMQRSLEFAQKQYDSVCNYVKSLGVKKPIHIGETGWATVSNEHYGPDGSRACDEYKSGRYHTLMREWTNKNNISCFYFEAFDERWKDAANQLGSENHFGLINLKGQAKYAIWDLVDKGIFKGLTRDGNPITKTYNGNRAALMNDVLVPPSKTVERVSH, from the coding sequence ATGAATCGCCTACAAAACAATTTAGTGGTAGTTGCGCTTATAATTTGTGTTTTTGGGTGCAGGCATAATTCAAAAAAAGACATTAAAAACGTGACAACAACCATGCATATTTCAGCAGCAGATATTTTAGGAAATCCAGAATACCTAGCCATTTCTTATGGTGGTTATCGTGAAGTATCAAGGGATAGTCAACCAACCATAGCCCAGCTAAAAGAAGACATGAACATTTTAGCAGCTATGGACATAAAAGTATTGCGCACCTATAATGTTCAACTGCAAAAAGCTGCTAATCTTCTAAAAGCCATAAAGGAATTAAAGGAACAGGATTCCAGTTTTGAAATGTATGTAATGCTTGGCGCTTGGATAGATTGCAAAAATGCATGGACAGGCCAAGAGCCCGACCATAATATTGAAAGCGAGCAAAATGCAGTTGAAATTGAACGTGCCGTGAATTTGGCAAAACAATATCCAGACATTGTAAAAATAATTGCTGTTGGAAATGAGGCGATGGTACGTTGGGCAACTAGCTATTATGTGCAGCCCAATGTAATCTTAAAATGGGTTAACCATTTACAAAATTTGAAGCAATCTGGCGACTTACCAAAGGATTTATGGATAACCAGCTCCGATGATTTTTCATCTTGGGGTGGCGGCGATTCCAGTTACCATACCAAAGATTTAGAAGAGCTAATCAAGGCAGTCGATTATATTTCAATGCATACATACCCGATGCATAACTCTCACTATAATCCTGCCTTTTGGTTAGTTCCAGAAGACGAAAGTCAACTTTCTGATGAGGTCAAAATAGAAGCTGCCATGCAGCGTTCTTTAGAATTTGCCCAAAAGCAATACGACAGCGTGTGCAATTACGTAAAGAGCTTAGGTGTAAAAAAGCCTATTCATATAGGCGAAACGGGATGGGCAACGGTTTCGAATGAGCATTACGGGCCTGATGGTTCAAGGGCCTGCGACGAATACAAATCGGGGCGCTACCATACCTTAATGAGGGAGTGGACCAACAAAAACAATATCTCCTGTTTTTATTTTGAAGCTTTTGATGAACGATGGAAAGACGCCGCAAACCAATTAGGCTCAGAGAATCATTTCGGTCTTATCAATTTAAAAGGGCAAGCCAAATATGCGATTTGGGACTTGGTGGACAAAGGTATTTTTAAAGGCTTAACCAGAGATGGAAATCCCATTACAAAAACATACAACGGAAACAGAGCGGCCTTGATGAACGATGTTTTGGTACCGCCATCAAAGACGGTAGAACGTGTTTCGCACTAA
- a CDS encoding MFS transporter — protein MSKIETAAKDKVPVGQKAAFGAGHFVLNLLPGVLGVYLQVFILTAFGMDPVWAGLLGGLPRIFDALTDPIMGFISDNTKSRWGRRRPYIFGGAVISGILFILMWQLDENASQTFNFWYVMILQILFLVGNTMFATPLVGLGYEMSSDYNERTRLMSLANSMGQIAWMIVPWLYVIIPDVNTFDNPAQGVRTMAVIVGAVCILFGILPALFCKGIDSANMENRKEINFKTLAANMKELINGIKQVSKNKPFMKLCGATFLVFNGFQLVAAFSVFIIVFYMNQGSWEQAGTWPAWFNTLNAMITAFLVIPIVSKMATKWGKRNAFLISTFLSIVGYILKWWGFDVQLNDSFNKTALGHSLNQGVASIFDILNPYLENMGMSWFSIDASNGIPWLIFLPIPLFAFGMGGLFTLMMSMTADVCDLDELENGMPRKEGTFGAIYWWMVKLGQALAIILSGVILKIVGFDQNITNQAAETMTQLRVADIVVPATTAALAMVVMWRYSLNEDRARKIKEELVARRGEL, from the coding sequence ATGTCAAAAATAGAAACAGCAGCAAAAGATAAAGTCCCGGTTGGGCAAAAGGCAGCATTTGGTGCAGGCCATTTTGTGCTCAATCTATTACCGGGCGTATTGGGGGTTTATCTTCAAGTATTCATTTTAACGGCATTTGGCATGGATCCGGTTTGGGCCGGTCTTTTAGGAGGTTTACCAAGAATTTTTGATGCCTTAACCGACCCAATAATGGGTTTTATATCAGATAACACAAAATCGCGTTGGGGCCGAAGACGACCTTATATTTTTGGAGGTGCAGTAATTAGCGGTATACTTTTCATATTGATGTGGCAGTTGGACGAAAATGCATCGCAAACCTTCAATTTTTGGTACGTTATGATTTTGCAAATATTGTTTCTTGTTGGTAATACCATGTTTGCAACACCTCTTGTGGGTTTGGGCTACGAAATGAGTTCAGATTACAACGAGCGTACCAGGTTAATGAGCTTGGCCAATTCTATGGGGCAAATTGCTTGGATGATTGTGCCCTGGTTATATGTTATTATACCAGATGTAAACACCTTTGATAATCCAGCACAAGGGGTGAGAACCATGGCGGTTATTGTGGGGGCCGTTTGTATTTTATTTGGTATTCTTCCTGCTTTATTTTGCAAAGGTATCGACTCGGCTAATATGGAAAACCGAAAAGAAATCAATTTTAAAACCCTGGCGGCAAACATGAAAGAACTTATAAATGGAATAAAACAAGTCTCCAAAAACAAGCCTTTTATGAAACTTTGTGGTGCTACTTTTTTGGTGTTTAATGGGTTTCAGTTAGTAGCTGCTTTTTCGGTATTTATTATTGTTTTCTACATGAATCAAGGAAGTTGGGAACAAGCAGGCACTTGGCCCGCTTGGTTTAATACCTTAAACGCGATGATTACAGCTTTTTTAGTCATTCCAATTGTATCTAAAATGGCCACCAAATGGGGGAAGCGAAATGCCTTTCTAATTTCAACATTCTTATCTATAGTAGGCTATATACTTAAATGGTGGGGTTTTGATGTGCAGCTTAACGATAGTTTCAATAAAACAGCTCTAGGGCATAGTTTAAATCAAGGTGTGGCCTCAATTTTTGATATTTTGAATCCATATCTTGAAAATATGGGCATGTCGTGGTTTAGTATTGACGCCAGTAATGGCATACCGTGGCTTATATTTTTACCAATTCCTTTATTTGCTTTTGGTATGGGAGGGCTGTTTACATTGATGATGAGTATGACCGCTGATGTTTGTGATTTAGACGAATTGGAGAATGGTATGCCTCGTAAAGAAGGAACTTTCGGTGCAATTTATTGGTGGATGGTAAAATTGGGTCAAGCCTTAGCCATTATTTTAAGCGGTGTGATTTTAAAAATTGTAGGCTTCGATCAAAATATAACCAATCAAGCGGCAGAAACCATGACACAACTTAGAGTTGCAGATATCGTGGTGCCTGCTACAACAGCGGCTTTGGCCATGGTTGTGATGTGGAGGTACAGTTTAAATGAAGACCGAGCTAGAAAAATAAAAGAAGAATTAGTAGCAAGACGCGGGGAATTGTAA
- a CDS encoding glycosyl hydrolase family 30 — MKRLNIFLFGLILTIMGCTETHKELDIQVFETSWSGNKLTEINEFQPADTVVNVVLMPEKTFQTITGFGGAFTESSAYLLNQLSQANRDTILRAYFAKDGARYSLTRTHMNSCDFSLSNYSYTPVEGDKNLEHFTIEEDHDDLIPMIKDAMAISDDGFKIFASPWTAAPWMKDNNSWVGGKLLPEYYDTWALFFSKYLDAYKAEGIDIWGFTVENEPHGNGNNWESMHFSPKEMTDFVQFHLGPKLEADGYGDKIILGYDQNRAGLKEWVDEMYRDEASSKYFDGTAIHWYESTYDYFPDALQYAHHKAPNKFLIETEGCVDAEVPKWKDDSWYWKKEATDWGWDWASEEDKHLHPKYAPVNRYARDIIGCLNNWVDGWVDWNMVLNRQGGPNWFKNWCVAPVIVDPDADEVYFTPLYYTMAHFSKFIRPQAQIIAVENPDQELMVTAAKNPDGSIVAVIFNETETPKSINLTLKNQTKRFTINAKALQTIIVTK, encoded by the coding sequence ATGAAACGACTCAATATATTTTTATTCGGATTAATATTAACCATTATGGGGTGTACTGAAACTCATAAAGAATTAGATATTCAAGTATTTGAAACCTCGTGGTCAGGGAATAAACTGACTGAAATTAATGAATTTCAACCTGCCGATACTGTGGTGAATGTGGTTTTGATGCCTGAAAAAACCTTTCAAACCATAACGGGATTTGGTGGTGCTTTTACCGAGTCATCAGCCTATTTATTAAACCAGCTTAGTCAGGCAAACAGAGATACCATTTTGCGTGCTTATTTTGCTAAAGATGGAGCCAGATATTCGCTGACGAGAACCCATATGAATTCTTGCGATTTCTCACTCAGCAATTATTCATATACTCCAGTTGAAGGTGACAAAAACTTAGAGCATTTTACAATCGAAGAAGATCATGACGATTTAATTCCCATGATAAAAGATGCGATGGCTATATCAGACGATGGCTTTAAAATTTTCGCCTCACCGTGGACGGCAGCACCATGGATGAAGGATAACAATAGCTGGGTTGGCGGTAAATTGCTTCCTGAATACTACGACACTTGGGCCTTGTTTTTTTCAAAATATTTGGATGCCTATAAAGCCGAAGGTATAGATATTTGGGGCTTTACCGTAGAAAACGAACCGCATGGCAATGGAAATAATTGGGAGAGCATGCACTTTTCACCCAAAGAAATGACCGATTTCGTTCAATTTCATTTAGGTCCAAAATTGGAAGCCGATGGCTATGGCGATAAAATTATATTGGGTTATGACCAAAACCGTGCCGGTTTAAAGGAGTGGGTAGATGAAATGTACAGAGATGAAGCGTCATCCAAATACTTTGACGGTACGGCAATTCATTGGTATGAAAGCACTTATGATTATTTTCCAGATGCCTTACAATATGCACACCACAAAGCTCCAAATAAGTTTTTAATTGAAACCGAAGGTTGTGTAGATGCTGAAGTGCCAAAATGGAAAGACGATTCTTGGTATTGGAAAAAAGAGGCCACCGATTGGGGTTGGGATTGGGCATCGGAAGAAGACAAACATTTACACCCAAAATATGCGCCAGTTAATCGCTATGCCAGAGATATTATTGGTTGTCTCAACAATTGGGTAGATGGCTGGGTAGATTGGAATATGGTTTTAAACCGACAAGGTGGGCCAAACTGGTTTAAAAATTGGTGCGTCGCACCTGTTATTGTTGACCCGGACGCCGATGAGGTTTACTTCACACCGCTTTATTACACCATGGCACATTTTAGCAAATTCATTAGGCCGCAAGCCCAAATAATTGCTGTAGAAAACCCTGATCAAGAACTTATGGTCACAGCTGCAAAAAACCCAGACGGTTCCATAGTGGCAGTTATTTTTAATGAAACAGAAACTCCAAAAAGCATTAACCTGACTTTAAAAAACCAAACTAAACGTTTCACTATAAACGCTAAAGCCTTGCAAACCATCATTGTTACCAAGTAA
- a CDS encoding glycosyl hydrolase family 17 protein produces the protein MSYRAGKIGSLAGVNLDKKTTKGLQNVFKRVLKGGMHGLCFSPYEEGQQPGDQITEKQIRRRMKIIKPYTKWIRSFSCTEGNELIPVIAKEYGIKTLVGAWLGDEPEINKKEVEGLIKLTNEGYVDIAAVGNEVMYRGDLTESKLLSFMQQVREAIPSDIPIGYVDAYYEFTQRPKISEACDVILANCYPYWEGCHNDYALLYMKDMFRQAVKAGNGKRVIITETGWPSQGKGLEGALPSCQNAIKYFVNAQYWSQEDDIEMFYFSSFDESWKVGAEGDVGAFWGLWDKDEKSKFLPFPLRITTKKLL, from the coding sequence ATGTCGTACAGAGCAGGTAAAATAGGGTCGTTAGCAGGAGTAAACCTAGATAAAAAAACCACCAAAGGCTTACAAAATGTTTTTAAGCGCGTTCTAAAAGGAGGAATGCATGGGTTGTGCTTTAGCCCTTATGAAGAAGGCCAGCAGCCTGGCGATCAAATTACAGAGAAGCAGATTAGAAGGCGTATGAAAATCATTAAGCCTTACACGAAATGGATACGCTCTTTTTCCTGTACAGAAGGAAATGAATTGATACCTGTTATAGCCAAAGAATACGGAATTAAAACTTTAGTTGGTGCATGGTTGGGCGATGAACCCGAAATAAATAAAAAAGAAGTTGAAGGCCTTATAAAACTAACTAATGAAGGTTATGTGGATATCGCCGCAGTTGGAAATGAAGTAATGTACAGGGGCGATTTAACAGAATCTAAACTTTTAAGTTTTATGCAACAAGTTAGAGAAGCTATCCCTTCAGATATCCCAATAGGATATGTAGATGCCTACTATGAGTTTACGCAAAGACCTAAAATTTCTGAAGCTTGTGATGTTATTTTGGCCAATTGCTATCCGTATTGGGAGGGTTGCCATAACGATTATGCGTTATTGTACATGAAAGATATGTTTCGACAAGCAGTAAAGGCTGGTAATGGTAAAAGAGTGATCATAACCGAAACCGGATGGCCTAGCCAAGGCAAAGGCTTGGAAGGGGCACTTCCTTCCTGCCAAAACGCTATAAAGTACTTTGTAAACGCTCAGTATTGGTCACAGGAAGACGATATCGAAATGTTCTATTTTTCATCGTTTGATGAATCTTGGAAAGTTGGTGCCGAAGGCGATGTTGGTGCTTTTTGGGGATTGTGGGATAAAGATGAAAAATCAAAATTTTTACCCTTTCCACTTAGGATAACTACAAAAAAGCTCTTGTAG